One genomic segment of Ricinus communis isolate WT05 ecotype wild-type chromosome 5, ASM1957865v1, whole genome shotgun sequence includes these proteins:
- the LOC8275387 gene encoding transcription factor MYB4 isoform X1 encodes MTTATSESDHQTPLKRGTWSPEEDEKLIAYINRYGIWNWNAMPKAAGLSRSGKSCRLRWMNYLRPNIKRGNFTKEEEETIINLHKTLGNRWSAIAARLPGRTDNEVKNHWHTHLRKLLNNNATAGLQMSKYAADVSLSMSSKPSNANSFASSSYQIIEENIGSAELPRELLVSSMEQSSSTSINPDSKNEENRMREVGTGEYQSLWGQPFSTEELEIVENYGTTDTNQIWLQESVCPRATRSDAGNDFWMNY; translated from the exons ATGACTACTGCTACTTCAGAATCTGATCACCAAACTCCATTGAAAAGAGGGACATGGAGTCctgaagaagatgagaagtTGATAGCTTATATTAACAGATATGGCATTTGGAATTGGAATGCGATGCCAAAAGCTGCAG gcTTGTCAAGGTCAGGGAAAAGTTGCAGGCTTCGCTGGATGAATTACCTGAGGCCAAATATAAAGCGTGGGAATTTCACTAAGGAAGAAGAGGAAACCATAATCAATCTACATAAGACACTAGGAAATAG ATGGTCTGCAATTGCAGCAAGACTTCCAGGAAGAACAGACAATGAAGTAAAAAATCACTGGCACACCCACTTGAGAAAACTTCTGAACAACAATGCAACTGCTGGATTGCAAATGAGTAAATACGCAGCTGATGTCTCATTATCTATGTCATCAAAGCCATCTAATGCTAATTCCTTCGCAAGCTCTTCTTACCAGATCATAGAGGAGAACATTGGTTCAGCTGAATTGCCTAGAGAACTACTAGTAAGCTCGATGGAGCAGTCATCTTCAACCTCTATAAATCCTGACAGTAAAAATGAGGAAAACCGTATGAGAGAGGTGGGGACTGGAGAATACCAAAGTTTGTGGGGGCAACCATTTTCAACCGAAGAGTTGGAGATTGTGGAGAATTATGGAACAACGGACACAAATCAGATATGGCTTCAAGAGTCCGTATGTCCGCGTGCTACCCGTAGCGACGCTGGCAATGATTTTTGGATGAATTATTGA
- the LOC8275387 gene encoding transcription factor MYB14 isoform X2, giving the protein MTTATSESDHQTPLKRGTWSPEEDEKLIAYINRYGIWNWNAMPKAAGLSRSGKSCRLRWMNYLRPNIKRGNFTKEEEETIINLHKTLGNRWSAIAARLPGRTDNEVKNHWHTHLRKLLNNNATAGLQMNHRGEHWFS; this is encoded by the exons ATGACTACTGCTACTTCAGAATCTGATCACCAAACTCCATTGAAAAGAGGGACATGGAGTCctgaagaagatgagaagtTGATAGCTTATATTAACAGATATGGCATTTGGAATTGGAATGCGATGCCAAAAGCTGCAG gcTTGTCAAGGTCAGGGAAAAGTTGCAGGCTTCGCTGGATGAATTACCTGAGGCCAAATATAAAGCGTGGGAATTTCACTAAGGAAGAAGAGGAAACCATAATCAATCTACATAAGACACTAGGAAATAG ATGGTCTGCAATTGCAGCAAGACTTCCAGGAAGAACAGACAATGAAGTAAAAAATCACTGGCACACCCACTTGAGAAAACTTCTGAACAACAATGCAACTGCTGGATTGCAAATGA ATCATAGAGGAGAACATTGGTTCAGCTGA
- the LOC112535687 gene encoding transcription factor MYB4 gives MPKDAGLLRSGKSCRLRWMNYLRPSIKRGNFSSEEDEIILSLHAMLGNRWSTIATKLPRRTDNDIKNHWHTHLKKRSVVRETKLHVLHKSEEELQENNYSEDGDLSCFTSLNASNSPESSTIQFSSELSHSAGFSSINSNSGDEADHNDIQAIEQNIALFELHGDFQCLQGQSFSLDDLDVMQDPMWLDEEYTGCPYVSPGGASNNSSEYSSLWTDNNHQIIEENVNFSELSKDQFLSSRMELCYTAEDNGATTYQVRVEGSVYSYTSQIAVENDLYDYPVIGSNIGQAIEENILLSKLSEERPNVLWEKEQSSPMKGFQKTDQDYGVYY, from the exons ATGCCGAAAGATGCAG GCTTGTTAAGGTCAGGGAAGAGTTGCAGGCTTCGGTGGATGAATTACCTAAGGCCAAGTATAAAGAGAGGAAACTTCAGCAGTGAAGAAGATGAAATCATACTCAGTCTTCATGCAATGCTCGGAAATAG ATGGTCTACAATTGCAACTAAATTACCTAGAAGAACAGATAACGATATAAAAAATCACTGGCATACTCATTTAAAAAAACGTTCTGTTGTACGAGAAACTAAACTGCATGTATTACACAAATCTGAAGAAGAACTCCAAGAGAATAATTATTCTGAAGATGGCGACCTCTCATGTTTCACATCTCTAAATGCATCAAATTCACCTGAATCTAGCACCATTCAGTTTTCATCAGAGCTATCCCATTCGGCTGGTTTTTCATCAATAAACTCCAATTCTGGCGATGAAGCAGATCATAATGATATCCAAGCCATAGAGCAAAATATTGCTTTATTTGAACTGCATGGAGACTTTCAATGTTTACAGGGTCAATCATTTTCACTAGACGACTTGGATGTAATGCAGGATCCGATGTGGCTTGATGAAGAATACACTGGTTGCCCATATGTTTCTCCAGGTGGTGCCAGTAATAATTCATCTGAATATTCTTCTTTATGGACTGATAATAATCATCAGATCATAGAAGAGAACGTTAACTTTTCTGAATTATCAAAAGACCAATTTCTATCTTCTCGAATGGAACTTTGTTACACAGCAGAGGATAATGGAGCAACCACATATCAAGTGCGGGTCGAAGGGTCTGTGTATTCATACACTTCACAGATTGCAGTAGAGAATGATTTATATGATTATCCTGTAATAGGGTCTAATATTGGTCAGGCTATAGAGGAGAATATTCTGTTGTCTAAATTATCTGAGGAAAGGCCAAATGTATTATGGGAAAAAGAACAGTCCTCTCCAATGAAAGGTTTCCAAAAGACAGATCAGGATTATGGGGTATATTATTAG